In Thermosphaera sp., a genomic segment contains:
- the cutA gene encoding divalent-cation tolerance protein CutA yields MEGGWILVLITTSNYEEASKIARTLVESKLAACVNIVREVSSIYWWEGKIEQSGESLLLVKTTIERLENLVRKVKEEHSYSVPEIIAVPIIGGNKDYLSWIRASTS; encoded by the coding sequence ATGGAAGGGGGTTGGATTCTAGTTTTAATCACTACGAGTAATTATGAGGAAGCATCGAAGATAGCGAGGACTCTTGTCGAGTCGAAGCTTGCGGCATGCGTGAATATCGTTAGAGAAGTTTCAAGCATCTATTGGTGGGAGGGGAAGATAGAACAAAGCGGTGAATCCCTCTTATTAGTTAAAACTACTATTGAGAGATTAGAAAACCTTGTAAGAAAGGTTAAAGAAGAACATTCCTATTCTGTCCCTGAGATAATTGCTGTTCCAATAATCGGCGGGAACAAAGACTATCTCAGCTGGATCCGCGCCTCAACGAGTTGA